In Sphingobacterium sp. PCS056, the following proteins share a genomic window:
- a CDS encoding YbjN domain-containing protein, which yields MYFSKIENFISNIGYDIFYKDEKEGVFIIQNELDGIHNLIVGIANPILIFEQYLFTISNESMELFKSLLIKNRDMIHGGFALTEDGKKVIFRYTLQISNIDQNEFDAAINSLSLLISEYYNQLINFSKL from the coding sequence ATGTACTTCTCAAAAATTGAAAATTTTATTAGCAATATCGGATATGATATCTTTTATAAAGATGAAAAAGAAGGTGTTTTCATTATTCAAAATGAATTAGACGGCATTCACAATTTAATTGTAGGTATCGCTAATCCAATTTTAATTTTTGAACAATACTTATTTACTATTTCCAATGAAAGTATGGAATTGTTCAAATCACTACTGATTAAGAATAGGGATATGATCCATGGGGGTTTTGCTCTAACAGAAGATGGTAAAAAAGTAATTTTTAGATATACGCTGCAAATCAGCAATATTGATCAAAATGAATTTGATGCTGCAATCAATTCCTTAAGCTTATTAATAAGTGAGTACTACAATCAATTAATTAACTTCTCAAAATTATAG
- a CDS encoding helix-turn-helix domain-containing protein yields the protein MTNIGNNIKKLRKVRGLSQQAFADLFNLSRGNISSYEELRAEPKIETVMVIANYFGIPLQSLIQENLSVNQILNFSDYFEPAIVTNGIKKLASIPLLTREVMMNNNDLLNQIEGAEQLQLPIQSKHKFLAIEFSELIAAPLELEVKEQSILIFEGIEIESLHLLHHNLGLFLSKEEVFIGKYEQNGEQISLILNSWKSSLFSLPDIKYYWKLYGKFEKV from the coding sequence ATGACAAATATTGGTAATAATATAAAGAAATTAAGAAAGGTAAGAGGATTGAGTCAACAGGCATTTGCTGATTTATTTAATCTAAGTAGGGGTAATATTTCGTCTTATGAAGAATTAAGGGCTGAACCTAAGATCGAAACTGTAATGGTAATTGCCAATTATTTTGGCATTCCGCTCCAAAGTTTAATTCAGGAGAATCTTTCCGTCAATCAAATTTTAAATTTTAGCGATTATTTTGAACCCGCGATTGTAACAAATGGCATAAAAAAATTAGCAAGTATTCCTTTACTGACACGAGAAGTTATGATGAATAATAATGACTTGTTAAATCAGATAGAGGGTGCAGAGCAACTTCAACTTCCTATTCAAAGTAAGCATAAGTTTTTAGCCATTGAATTTTCAGAATTGATTGCCGCTCCATTGGAATTGGAGGTTAAAGAACAGAGTATATTAATTTTTGAAGGTATTGAAATAGAATCTCTTCATCTTCTTCACCATAATTTAGGTCTGTTCTTGTCTAAAGAGGAAGTTTTTATCGGAAAGTATGAACAAAACGGGGAACAGATATCGCTGATCCTTAATTCTTGGAAAAGTAGTTTGTTTTCCTTACCTGATATTAAGTATTACTGGAAATTGTATGGAAAGTTTGAAAAAGTTTAG